A stretch of the Sulfolobus acidocaldarius SUSAZ genome encodes the following:
- a CDS encoding nucleotide pyrophosphatase has translation MKVLLVVIDGLSFSVFERIKDKLPVMKDLIEKGFYSKLESVFPSLTPVALASLATGFNPKNNGVNSSKIYLKNSSLDKPLSAYNSKALKVNPIWVYLAKEGYNVLVASFPQALPDRWNMEGLVLLDPYRSRIRKCSDGKVIRSGENKVLGKIWLVESRQSNGYYVSYSSPSGEKSIEISKGDWYGPIEIHGKCGKNELTGISFLHAREDSIYLSPVSFYNKEWCNKPSIMENVWNYVSLKYGMMLDGDYPSLSKGIITFEEYMKTIDLTFNFFKNYTKYLLDNINWDLAITYLPIVDNLQHLLYGIDDDKAYEYILKGYLMADEFIKLQLDYAPLIFIVSDHGIEKIKKRVYVNKLLEKMNILKLRSEDEIDWSKTKAYYVGGGQIRINLRGRENRGIVSIKEFPKLVKRIVKNLENLKDENEQIFTSIYANEVPSSDREGDITIMGVRRYYGISSMVKANQEVLENVKPYVTATGEHGYFRENDLYGIVIIYSKNNNFKNTLRINSLRIIDIAPTILSLFRINNVKFDGAPISKLIEIYEYSRNNIEKG, from the coding sequence TTGAAAGTATTATTAGTAGTAATAGATGGATTATCTTTCTCTGTATTTGAGCGTATTAAGGATAAGTTACCTGTAATGAAAGATTTGATTGAAAAGGGATTCTACAGTAAATTAGAATCTGTGTTTCCATCTTTAACACCAGTTGCACTTGCATCTCTAGCTACAGGATTTAACCCAAAAAATAATGGTGTAAACTCGTCTAAAATTTATTTAAAAAATTCATCATTAGATAAACCTTTGTCTGCATATAATAGTAAAGCCCTAAAAGTAAATCCGATATGGGTTTATCTTGCCAAAGAGGGATATAATGTTTTAGTGGCTTCTTTTCCTCAAGCTTTACCCGACAGGTGGAATATGGAAGGATTAGTTCTTTTAGATCCTTATAGAAGTAGAATTAGAAAATGTAGTGATGGTAAAGTAATTAGAAGTGGTGAAAATAAAGTCCTAGGAAAAATATGGTTAGTGGAGAGCAGACAGAGTAACGGTTATTACGTATCATATAGTTCTCCATCGGGAGAAAAGAGTATTGAAATATCGAAGGGAGATTGGTATGGACCTATAGAAATACACGGTAAATGTGGCAAGAATGAGTTAACAGGTATATCATTTCTTCATGCAAGAGAAGATAGCATATACTTAAGTCCTGTAAGCTTCTATAATAAAGAATGGTGTAATAAACCCTCTATAATGGAAAATGTATGGAATTATGTAAGTTTAAAATATGGAATGATGCTAGATGGAGACTATCCGTCATTAAGTAAAGGAATAATAACATTTGAAGAATATATGAAAACCATAGATCTAACATTCAATTTTTTTAAAAATTACACCAAATATTTACTAGATAATATAAACTGGGATTTAGCTATAACTTATCTACCTATAGTAGACAATTTACAGCATCTATTATACGGAATAGATGATGATAAAGCGTATGAATACATTCTTAAAGGTTATTTGATGGCCGACGAATTCATAAAATTACAACTAGATTATGCTCCTCTAATTTTCATAGTGTCTGATCATGGAATAGAGAAAATAAAAAAGAGGGTTTATGTAAATAAACTCCTTGAAAAAATGAATATTTTAAAATTAAGGTCGGAAGATGAGATTGATTGGTCTAAAACTAAAGCCTATTATGTTGGTGGTGGTCAAATTAGGATTAATTTGCGTGGTCGTGAAAATAGAGGTATAGTTTCTATTAAGGAGTTTCCTAAATTAGTAAAAAGAATTGTTAAAAACTTGGAGAATTTAAAAGATGAAAATGAACAAATTTTTACGTCTATTTACGCAAACGAAGTACCTTCGTCAGATCGAGAAGGAGATATTACAATTATGGGAGTTAGGAGATATTATGGAATTAGTAGTATGGTTAAAGCTAATCAGGAAGTACTAGAAAACGTTAAACCTTATGTTACAGCTACAGGCGAGCATGGATATTTTAGAGAGAACGATTTGTATGGTATAGTTATAATTTATAGCAAAAATAATAATTTTAAGAATACATTGCGTATTAATAGCCTGAGAATTATAGATATAGCACCTACAATTCTGAGTCTCTTCAGGATAAATAATGTTAAATTTGATGGTGCCCCAATTTCAAAATTGATAGAAATTTATGAGTATTCCCGCAACAATATCGAAAAAGGCTAG
- a CDS encoding FAD-dependent oxidoreductase — MIIIVGAGSHGLSLAYHLYKEGIKDVSIIEAKNVGYGSSSRNASRYRYHFNSKENIEFAKSAIPYLWSQYKELILNVFMFNTGYLWILRTDEEIRTINKLDSIWREEGISGKFIRCNEFEFLKFDGECYFAPQNGSFHHDYLLYSYYLKIKDKYQFIYREADKIIIENSRVKGVKLSTGEVVNGDTVVITAGAWSGELMKKNNFNVPIFPEKKEIFITESLRYMVKPLVIDETNQVYFSHTLKGEIIGGTSTPHEYGFYEFSNSIQELSKFLRGVRSLVKGAEGIGIMRGWSGYYEMTPDNSHIMGFSNEWPEGLYIDAGYSGHGMMFSPYSGKILSKLILDGYVDNQITRFSPDRFKEGKLIGEKLVI; from the coding sequence ATGATCATAATAGTAGGAGCAGGTTCACATGGATTAAGCCTAGCTTATCATCTGTATAAGGAAGGAATTAAAGACGTAAGTATAATTGAAGCAAAGAATGTTGGATACGGTAGTAGCAGTAGAAATGCGTCAAGATATAGGTATCATTTTAACAGTAAGGAAAATATTGAGTTTGCAAAGAGTGCAATACCTTATTTATGGTCTCAGTACAAAGAACTTATTCTAAACGTTTTTATGTTTAATACAGGTTATTTATGGATTTTAAGGACCGATGAGGAAATTAGAACAATAAATAAATTAGATAGTATATGGAGGGAAGAAGGAATAAGTGGTAAGTTTATTAGGTGTAATGAATTTGAGTTTCTAAAATTTGATGGTGAATGCTACTTTGCACCTCAAAACGGATCATTTCATCATGATTATCTTCTGTATAGCTACTACCTTAAAATAAAGGATAAGTATCAGTTCATCTATAGAGAAGCTGATAAAATAATAATAGAAAATTCCAGGGTTAAAGGGGTAAAACTTTCCACTGGCGAAGTAGTGAATGGTGATACTGTTGTTATAACAGCAGGAGCATGGAGTGGCGAACTTATGAAGAAAAATAATTTTAATGTCCCCATTTTTCCTGAAAAAAAGGAGATATTTATAACAGAAAGTCTACGATATATGGTAAAACCATTAGTGATAGATGAAACTAACCAGGTATACTTCTCACATACCTTGAAGGGAGAGATAATTGGAGGAACTTCAACACCACATGAATATGGATTTTATGAATTTTCTAATTCTATTCAGGAACTGTCTAAGTTTTTAAGAGGAGTCAGAAGTCTGGTAAAAGGTGCAGAAGGCATAGGAATTATGAGAGGCTGGAGTGGATATTATGAAATGACTCCTGATAATTCACATATTATGGGATTTTCTAATGAGTGGCCTGAAGGTCTTTATATAGACGCAGGATATAGTGGCCACGGAATGATGTTTTCTCCTTATTCTGGGAAAATATTATCTAAGCTTATTTTAGATGGATATGTTGACAACCAAATAACGAGATTTTCGCCAGACAGGTTTAAAGAAGGCAAATTAATAGGAGAAAAACTTGTTATCTAG
- a CDS encoding RNA procession exonuclease-like protein: MYDILKNGAILIGKNFTVDGHYKRLFRAITHFHSDHLTELEKSLKECTSIIGTPATIEALDVLGYTVPKHKKFPLEYGIEIELSGERIKLEKAEHILGAAQVLIKTDETEIAYTGDFREPGKGTKILNPDILIIDATYGNPRLVRQFKQDIDMLFADYVSDELLKRPVKIYGYYGKIQEAMKILRKYGVEAPFLVDNKIEKLTRIFTKYEGDLKNIFSLNTPEGREALKNNWYVAFEHATQFKKRDKFHANFLLDGWLIDNIIKTLDQNSFVIGMSSHADFEETVYYIDSTSADLIVVDGSRSQYAKDLASYINTHMKKKALVLPR, translated from the coding sequence ATGTATGATATACTGAAGAATGGAGCGATTTTGATAGGTAAGAATTTTACTGTAGATGGGCATTATAAAAGGCTATTCAGGGCTATAACACATTTTCATTCTGACCACTTAACGGAATTAGAGAAAAGTCTTAAAGAATGTACTAGTATTATAGGTACGCCTGCGACTATTGAAGCATTGGATGTACTTGGGTATACAGTACCTAAACATAAGAAGTTTCCTTTAGAGTATGGCATAGAAATAGAACTTTCAGGTGAGAGAATAAAACTGGAAAAGGCTGAGCATATACTAGGAGCTGCTCAAGTACTAATTAAAACAGACGAAACGGAAATTGCATATACAGGAGATTTCAGAGAACCTGGAAAAGGAACTAAAATATTAAATCCAGATATCCTAATTATCGATGCGACTTATGGAAATCCAAGGTTAGTAAGGCAATTTAAGCAAGATATTGACATGCTGTTTGCTGATTATGTTTCGGATGAACTTCTGAAAAGACCTGTTAAAATTTATGGTTATTATGGGAAGATTCAAGAAGCAATGAAAATACTGAGAAAATATGGTGTTGAAGCACCTTTCTTGGTAGATAATAAGATAGAGAAACTAACACGTATCTTTACTAAGTATGAAGGGGATTTAAAAAACATATTTAGCTTAAATACACCGGAAGGTAGAGAAGCATTAAAGAATAATTGGTATGTAGCCTTTGAGCATGCTACACAGTTTAAGAAAAGGGATAAATTTCATGCTAATTTCCTGTTAGATGGATGGTTGATAGATAACATAATAAAAACACTAGATCAGAATTCTTTTGTTATAGGTATGAGTAGTCATGCGGATTTTGAAGAAACTGTATACTATATTGATAGTACATCAGCAGATTTGATTGTTGTTGATGGAAGCAGAAGTCAGTACGCGAAAGATTTAGCTTCATATATAAACACGCACATGAAAAAGAAAGCGCTTGTCTTACCTAGATAA
- a CDS encoding ATP-dependent DNA ligase (catalyzes the ATP-dependent formation of a phosphodiester at the site of a single-strand break in duplex DNA), protein MEFKLIAEYFDRLEKISSRIQLTALLTDLLKKSDKEIIDKVIYITQGKLWPDFFEKPEIGLGEKLMIKALSVSTNIKEDEIEKQLRILGDLGEVAYKLKRTNSSQNVLSYLGSTKVTKLTVEEVYESLSKIALSEGEGSRDMKIRSLAGLLKKADPLEAKYIIRFIDGRLRVGIGDATIMDALANVFGGGTAARPLIERAYNLRADLGNIAKLLAENGIEAIKSIKPEVGIPIRPMLAERLTDPSEILAKVGGKGIVDYKYDGERAQIHKKGEKVYIFSRRLENITKQYPDVVEYIKNCIKSNEVILEGEIVAIDKESGEILPFQNLMHRKRKNDIGEAIKEYPINVYLFDLMYNDGEDYTQKPLPDRREKLEEIVTQNDIVKVADHKYIDKVNELVEYFHQAISDGTEGVIVKSVGKDSIYQAGARGFLWIKLKKDYQSEMADSVDLVIVGAFYGRGKRGGKLSSLLMAAYDPDKDTFYTVCKVASGFSDAELEEVQKMLSDAKLDKKDPRVESEIQPDIWVKPKYVAEIIGAEITLSPLHTCCKGVVSEEAGLSIRFPRFIRWRDDKSVEEATTPNEILEMYQSRLKKKVEDITET, encoded by the coding sequence GTGGAGTTTAAATTAATTGCTGAATATTTTGACAGATTGGAAAAAATTTCATCAAGAATTCAACTCACAGCTCTCTTAACGGATTTGTTAAAGAAATCAGATAAGGAAATAATAGATAAAGTAATATATATTACTCAAGGTAAATTGTGGCCAGATTTCTTTGAAAAGCCTGAAATCGGACTTGGAGAAAAACTTATGATTAAAGCACTCTCGGTTTCAACTAACATAAAAGAAGATGAAATTGAAAAGCAATTACGAATTCTAGGTGACCTAGGAGAGGTAGCTTACAAACTTAAGAGAACTAATTCATCACAAAATGTCCTATCGTATTTAGGTTCCACTAAGGTAACTAAGCTAACTGTAGAAGAGGTTTATGAATCACTGAGTAAGATAGCATTGTCTGAGGGAGAAGGAAGTAGAGATATGAAAATACGTTCCCTAGCAGGGCTCCTCAAAAAAGCTGATCCATTGGAGGCTAAATACATAATTAGATTCATTGATGGTAGATTGAGAGTTGGCATAGGTGATGCCACAATCATGGACGCGTTAGCAAATGTATTTGGTGGTGGAACTGCGGCACGGCCATTAATAGAACGCGCATATAATTTGAGAGCTGATCTAGGAAATATAGCTAAGCTTTTAGCAGAAAATGGCATAGAAGCTATAAAGTCGATTAAACCAGAGGTTGGAATACCGATTAGACCTATGCTTGCTGAAAGATTAACAGACCCATCAGAAATATTAGCCAAAGTTGGCGGTAAAGGAATAGTAGACTATAAGTATGATGGAGAGAGAGCTCAAATTCACAAAAAAGGTGAGAAAGTTTATATCTTCTCTAGACGATTAGAGAATATAACCAAACAGTACCCAGACGTTGTTGAATACATTAAAAATTGTATCAAGAGTAATGAAGTTATTCTGGAAGGAGAAATAGTTGCGATAGATAAAGAAAGTGGAGAGATTCTTCCCTTCCAGAACCTAATGCATAGGAAAAGAAAGAATGATATAGGTGAGGCTATAAAGGAGTATCCGATCAATGTATACTTATTTGATCTCATGTATAATGACGGTGAAGATTATACGCAAAAACCCTTACCAGACAGAAGAGAAAAATTAGAGGAAATTGTAACACAGAACGATATAGTTAAGGTTGCAGATCACAAATATATTGATAAAGTCAATGAGTTGGTAGAGTATTTCCATCAGGCTATTAGCGATGGTACAGAAGGTGTTATAGTAAAATCTGTAGGTAAAGACTCAATATATCAAGCAGGAGCCAGGGGATTTTTATGGATAAAATTAAAGAAAGACTATCAAAGTGAAATGGCTGATAGCGTTGATCTGGTTATTGTGGGAGCTTTTTATGGCAGGGGTAAAAGGGGAGGTAAACTGAGTTCCTTATTAATGGCAGCATATGATCCAGATAAAGATACTTTCTATACCGTGTGTAAAGTAGCATCAGGCTTCAGTGATGCTGAATTAGAGGAAGTACAAAAGATGTTATCTGACGCTAAACTAGATAAAAAAGATCCTAGAGTGGAATCTGAAATACAACCAGATATATGGGTAAAACCAAAATACGTAGCTGAAATCATTGGCGCCGAAATAACGTTATCTCCATTACATACTTGTTGCAAAGGTGTTGTTTCAGAGGAAGCTGGTTTATCCATAAGATTTCCACGCTTCATAAGATGGAGAGATGATAAAAGCGTTGAAGAAGCCACAACGCCAAATGAGATATTAGAGATGTATCAGAGTAGACTGAAAAAGAAAGTTGAAGATATAACAGAGACATAG
- a CDS encoding deoxycytidine triphosphate deaminase, translating to MILGDRDLKYYLEKGWIKVEPIYGDSVRENGIDLRVGNEIARFKKTDKVFDPDNPDYSFFYKERGEEFIISPHEHVLLVTEEYMKLPNDVMAFVNLRSTFARLGLFIPPTIVDAGFEGQLTIEVVGSSFPVKIRRGTRFLHLIFARTLTPVENPYQGKYQGQKGVTIPRFKL from the coding sequence ATGATTCTTGGTGATAGGGATTTAAAATATTATTTAGAAAAGGGTTGGATTAAGGTTGAGCCTATTTATGGTGACTCTGTGAGGGAGAATGGTATAGACCTCAGGGTAGGTAATGAGATTGCTAGGTTTAAGAAGACAGATAAGGTCTTTGACCCAGACAACCCGGACTACTCATTCTTTTACAAGGAAAGGGGAGAGGAATTCATCATAAGTCCACATGAGCATGTACTACTGGTTACAGAAGAGTATATGAAATTACCAAATGATGTTATGGCGTTTGTGAACTTACGCTCAACCTTCGCTAGACTTGGGCTATTCATCCCACCAACAATTGTTGACGCAGGATTTGAAGGTCAACTAACAATAGAGGTGGTCGGTTCATCATTTCCTGTGAAAATAAGGAGAGGAACCCGTTTCCTCCACTTAATCTTTGCTAGGACATTAACGCCTGTAGAGAACCCCTACCAAGGTAAATATCAAGGACAGAAAGGAGTAACCATACCAAGATTTAAGCTATAA